Genomic window (Nilaparvata lugens isolate BPH chromosome 7, ASM1435652v1, whole genome shotgun sequence):
atgctAAGTCATGACTCATCAAACCTCTTGCACGTAATCAATGCATCAATTATAACTGGAGTGTTCCCAAACgaaagaaaaatatcaaaagtaatACCAGCATTATAAGAAAGGAGATCCATCTGATCTTCTCAACTATAGACCTTTGGCCATTCAACCCGCCCcatctaaaatatttgaaaagtgtgTACTAGTtcagttaattgattattttgaaactaatgGTATACTCGATAAAGAACAACATGCCTATAGAAAAAACAGGTCAACGATTACGGCTTTGATAGAGtacatagaaaacattttagaaAACTTGGATGAGGAATACTGTAGGAGCATTCCTGGATTTAACCAAAGCATTTGAcagtgtaattattattaaataaagttCAAAATTACAGAATTAGAAGTTGAGATCTAAGTTGGATAAAGTCATATTTAGAAGGACGGTAGCAGTATGTAAATATAAAGTATACAAGCAATAACAACCAGTACAATATTGGATCAAACCTAAAATATAATAACTTTTCTGTACCACAAGAATCGGTATTGGGTCCATTTTTGTATCTGTGATACTCAGGGGGGTTGCCTAAATATATGTGcgatttagttgaaaatagtaaaCTATGTTTTTACGCTGACGATAGAAGTCTGTGCATTGCTGATAAGCACTGGAACACAACATAAATTCAATGTAACAATTCtatataatttactaaaaagtACCTCTAAGTATCTGCTACTTAACGATAACAAAACCAGATTCCTCCATTTTACTAGTAGAAATTCAGAGGTAAAACAACTAAATTCCGGAAATaataaagaagaaattaaatttttaggtctatatcttgaaaacacacTTAGTTCGTCCGTTCACATAAAAAACATGTAAAAAATTAAGCTCAGGAATTTTCGCGCTGAGACAACTAGCAAAAATTTCCAACCTTAGTTTAGTAGAAATGTTAAAAGCAGTGTACTTTGCAACGATCCATTCCCACATTTTtatatggaattgaaatatttggaggaacaagcatctaaaacttgaataaaatacccctattacaaaaagaagcaataagaataattctaaatcgTAATAGAGAACAATCAGTCAGGCCATTTTCAGTGAGTTGAAGTTCATGACGGTGAACAGGCTGTAcatttataggacaatattatatGTAAAAACTATCGAATCTAAATTCCCACAGCAATTAGATATACGTAATTACAAcactagaaataaaaataattttacaataaaaacacaattaggaaaaatataaacaaagtccaacgtacatgATAATAAAATGTATTGGTTGTCTACCAGGTTGCATAAGGCATTAACGCGTGATAGttcaaaatcaaggaattgttgAGAGCATTAATTTGATAGAGTTAGcatactaccatagagaaacgatagcataagtagatatcccatggtatagggcgtttatgtcgcaacttttactgttatcacaagccgatagttcacgtacttctttcccatgcagctgtgtgacgccggtagtctctcaaattgtgccgttcttacactctcaccccaacaaaacagtaaaaatttacaataatcgacagtaatcggcttgagataacagtaaaagttgcgacataaattccctataccatgggatatctacttacgctattgtttctctatgatactacatTATAAgcgagtttactgtaaaaaatgatttttttcagcttttagttagttttagttttgacGTATTCATGTAGCCTAcatttttcatgtatgttttgaaaataaatgattgCTTGATAATTACACTATACCAATGTAgacccttcttcaagttttgtaaaTGTTGAACATGTTTGACTTGATTCAACTTGAATCATGAAGGTACAATCCAACCTACAACAAagaaaatgagataaaaacagTTGTCAGTCAATGTAGAATATATAAAAACCAACCAGATATATTAAATTATCCaatataatgaatttataaGTAATGTGCTCCAATCGCGGCGGCGGCTTCAGCCGCGCGTCTCGAGTCATTGCTAAGAAATTGCACATTTAGCTATTATTGAAGAGTTTGGTTTTTTAACAAAAGAAGAGGCAAATTAACACGCGCTTGCCTTTTTCCAACCTTACACGCTAGTTTTAATAATAGGAATAccttattcaaatattttggtGGGCCTAACCTAAAATctctgaaaaaataatataagtcgCTATGCTGATGACCCCGGTATAAAGTAACTCCTACTTTTTAAGCTACCTGAGACGAATTAACTATTTCTCTATGATGTTACACTATGGCATCTGGCCCGTATATCGTTGGGACAGCAGGGAGAAAGCAGCTGGACATAAAGCCTGGAGTCCAGAAACTATAAAATCGGGAGTCCGTAATGAAAGCATTGAGAATCAATGCCCGCGACTCGCTCCGTCTTTTGGTGTCCCAGCTTGGTGTTCTTATTTAATACGGCCTAATAGTTATTTGttggaagaaattatttttgtttaataattaataatcaagaGTATGATTAGTTTGGTGTTGATTGGTCAATTTAGAGTTtacttgaaaattcaatattaattacatGCACTGCAATTTCTCTGTGTGGACGCAAACGTATCCCCACCACAAATAGATAATATTCCCCTCAATAAATTATCCAAATACAAGTACCTTGGCACCATAATAACTAATGAATCGAACACCAAAGAAGACGTGGAAGGGTGACAAAAGTGGAGAGCTCTGACTGGGGTGCTCAGTGACTCGAAAATGCCTGTTCGCATCAAAGGCAATATATACAAGAGAGTAGTTCTACTCGCCCTTCTGTATGGTGCGGAATGTTGGTCGATGTGCAAGCAAGAGGAACAGAAGATGCACTGTACAGGTGTACAGAGATGCAAATGCTGAGGTGGGCTGGAGTGGTGACCCTGATGGACAAGGCTCGGAATGAATACATCCGTGGCACATTCAAGGTTGCACCAATACAGGCGAAGATGTGCGAGAGTCGACTTGGATGGTTTGGCCATGTGATGCGCAGAGACAATGACCACATTACTAAAAGGGCGATAATTAGCACTGCTAAGGGTAAAAGAGGCCGTGGTCGCCCCCCTACGACTTGGGCAAGCACAATATGTAGAGATATGAAGACGATTGGCGTAAACCTGGAAGTGACAAAAGACAGAAGAATGGCGCAAATTGATTTGGAGAGCCGACCCTAAATGATACAGGGAAAAGGctaggatgatgatgatgataatgacgCTGAATTACTTCAAGAGTTACAGTTTCAAACCATCCATTTCTAAACCTAATGAGTAACTTTGGCTCTCCCCAACCTCTCTATTATGATATAGTATTATTAGTTTAGTAAACACAGTACAGTAGAGCACCGTTTATCCAGACGTCCGCTGGATGATATAAAATATCAATCGCCtaaaaacctaacctaatctgTATTTCAAGTGGCTAATTGGTCTGCCGCAATCAACGTGCAGTACATTATTTTAACCAATAAAAGATTTGAGTTCATGTACCTTATTGAATTACACAATATTGTGTCTATTCGAAATAGATCTagaatttgaatgaaaagaaGAGTGTATAAGTCATATTGCATACTGCACGTACTACTAAGTACTGTGGAACAGAATGCAAAGTTTCTACTCTTGAGAGCATGGCATAAATCGAGTTATAATCGACTATCCAGATTATCAGTTATCCGGAAACtgtcatgcatcaattattccGTATAATCGGCGTTCTGCTGTATTAATTTTAGTGACCAAATGGTAACGCTAGGATGAAATGGGTCATTGGTTGTTATTGATTTTAGTTGCATTTAA
Coding sequences:
- the LOC120352190 gene encoding uncharacterized protein LOC120352190 — encoded protein: MLVDVQARGTEDALYRCTEMQMLRWAGVVTLMDKARNEYIRGTFKVAPIQAKMCESRLGWFGHVMRRDNDHITKRAIISTAKGKRGRGRPPTTWASTICRDMKTIGVNLEVTKDRRMAQIDLESRP